One window from the genome of Gadus macrocephalus chromosome 7, ASM3116895v1 encodes:
- the LOC132460850 gene encoding D(1)-like dopamine receptor has protein sequence MDHNFSSVRDGVLLSPERDSPKRVLTGCFLFLLILTTLLGNTLVCVAVTKFRHLRSKVTNFFVISLAISDLLVAILVMPWKAATEIVGSWPFGAFCNVWVAFDIMCSTASILNLCVISVDRYWAISSPFRYERKMTPKVACLMISVAWTLSVLISFIPVQLNWHKAQTTGHGADLNATFPVDLPPDNCDSSLNRTYAISSSLISFYIPVAIMIVTYTRIYRIAQKQIRRISALERAAESAKHRHGSMGHSSAMEGESSFKMSFKRETKVLKTLSVIMGVFVCCWLPFFILNCMVPFCEAARAGAGGGDDDFPCISSTTFDVFVWFGWANSSINPIIYAFNADFRRAFSMLLGCHRLCPGSNAIEIVSINNNAGGGGGGGHPPLSSTNSQYQPKSHIPKESHPSANYLIPHSILCQEEEPDKEGRGICGPGGGEGEGLGMLDSSEAETRAADASGNSDSDADVSLDKINPITQNGQHKGLPC, from the coding sequence ATGGATCATAATTTCTCATCCGTGCGAGATGGCGTGTTGCTATCCCCCGAGAGAGACTCCCCCAAGCGTGTTTTGACGGgatgcttcctcttcctcctcatcctcaccacGTTGCTGGGCAACACACTCGTGTGCGTCGCCGTCACCAAGTTCCGCCacttgaggtcaaaggtcaccaactTTTTCGTCATCTCGCTCGCCATATCCGACCTCCTGGTGGCCATCCTCGTCATGCCGTGGAAAGCGGCCACGGAGATCGTGGGCTCCTGGCCCTTCGGCGCGTTCTGCAACGTCTGGGTGGCGTTTGACATCATGTGCTCCACGGCGTCCATACTGAACCTGTGCGTCATCAGCGTGGATCGCTACTGGGCCATCTCCAGCCCCTTCCGCTACGAGCGCAAAATGACTCCTAAGGTGGCGTGTCTGATGATCAGCGTGGCGTGGACCCTCTCGGTCCTCATCTCCTTCATCCCCGTGCAGCTCAACTGGCACAAGGCCCAGACCACCGGCCACGGCGCCGACCTCAACGCCACCTTCCCGGTGGACCTGCCGCCGGACAACTGCGACTCCAGCCTGAACCGCACCTACGCCATCTCCTCGTCCCTCATCAGCTTCTACATCCCCGTGGCCATCATGATCGTCACCTACACGCGCATCTACCGCATCGCGCAGAAGCAGATCCGCCGCATCTCGGCCCTGGAGCGGGCGGCCGAGAGCGCCAAGCACCGCCACGGCAGCATGGGCCACAGCTCCGCCATGGAGGGCGAGAGCTCCTTCAAGATGTCCTTCAAGCGGGAGACCAAAGTGCTGAAGACGCTCTCGGTCATCATGGGCGTGTTCGTGTGCTGCTGGCTGCCATTTTTCATCCTCAACTGCATGGTGCCCTTCTGCGAGGCGGCGCGGgccggcgccggcggcggcgacgACGACTTCCCCTGCATCAGCTCCACCACCTTCGACGTGTTCGTGTGGTTCGGCTGGGCCAACTCCTCCATCAACCCCATCATCTACGCCTTCAACGCCGACTTCCGCCGGGCCTTCTCCATGCTGCTGGGCTGCCACCGGCTGTGTCCGGGCAGCAACGCCATCGAGATCgtcagcatcaacaacaacgccggcggcggcggcggcggcggtcaccCCCCTCTGTCCAGCACCAACTCCCAGTACCAGCCCAAGAGCCACATCCCCAAGGAGAGCCACCCCTCGGCCAACTACCTGATCCCCCACAGCATCCtctgccaggaggaggagccggacaAGGAGGGCCGGGGGATCTGTGGCCccgggggcggggagggggaggggctggggatgttggacagcagcgaggctGAGACGCGCGCGGCGGACGCTTCAGGGAACTCCGACAGCGACGCGGACGTCTCCCTGGACAAGATCAATCCCATCACGCAGAACGGACAGCATAAAGGCCTCCCCTGCTGA